A single window of Leclercia adecarboxylata DNA harbors:
- a CDS encoding pyridoxal phosphate-dependent aminotransferase, whose protein sequence is MSPIEKSSKLDNVCYDIRGPVLKEAKRLEEEGNKVLKLNIGNPAPFGFDAPDEILVDVIRNLPTAQGYSDSKGLYSARKAIMQHYQAQGMRDVTVEDIYIGNGVSELIVQAMQALLNSGDEMLVPAPDYPLWTAAVSLSSGKAVHYLCDESADWFPDLDDIRAKITPRTRGIVIINPNNPTGAVYSKELLLEIVELARQHNLIIFADEIYDKILYDAAQHHSIAALAPDLLTVTFNGLSKTYRVAGFRQGWMVLNGPKKHAKGYIEGLEMLASMRLCANVPAQHAIQTALGGYQSISEFIVPGGRLYEQRQRAWELINDIPGVSCVKPNGALYMFPKIDIKRFNIFDDQKMVLDFLLQEKVLLVQGTAFNWPWPDHVRIVTLPREDELEMAISRFGRFLGGYHQ, encoded by the coding sequence ATGTCACCCATCGAAAAATCCAGCAAGTTAGATAACGTTTGTTACGACATTCGTGGCCCGGTTCTTAAAGAGGCAAAGCGTCTCGAAGAAGAAGGTAATAAAGTACTTAAGCTCAATATCGGCAACCCGGCGCCATTTGGTTTTGATGCACCGGATGAAATTCTGGTTGATGTGATCCGCAACCTGCCGACGGCGCAAGGCTACAGCGACTCCAAAGGTCTCTACTCTGCCCGTAAAGCCATCATGCAGCACTATCAGGCGCAGGGCATGCGCGATGTGACCGTCGAAGATATCTATATTGGTAACGGTGTTTCCGAACTGATCGTCCAGGCGATGCAGGCCCTGCTGAACAGCGGTGACGAAATGCTGGTTCCAGCCCCGGATTACCCGCTCTGGACGGCAGCAGTATCGCTCTCCAGCGGTAAAGCGGTGCATTATCTGTGTGATGAATCGGCTGACTGGTTCCCGGATCTGGATGACATTCGCGCCAAAATTACGCCGCGCACCCGCGGGATCGTCATCATCAACCCGAACAACCCGACCGGTGCCGTCTATTCTAAAGAACTGCTGCTGGAGATTGTCGAGCTGGCCCGCCAGCATAATCTGATCATCTTCGCGGACGAGATCTACGACAAAATTCTGTACGACGCGGCGCAGCACCACTCCATTGCCGCGCTGGCGCCGGATCTGCTGACCGTCACCTTTAACGGCCTGTCGAAAACCTACCGTGTTGCCGGTTTCCGTCAGGGCTGGATGGTGCTGAACGGGCCGAAAAAACACGCCAAAGGCTATATCGAAGGTCTGGAGATGCTGGCCTCGATGCGTCTGTGCGCCAACGTACCGGCTCAGCACGCGATCCAGACGGCGCTGGGCGGCTATCAGAGCATCAGTGAATTTATCGTGCCTGGTGGGCGTCTGTACGAGCAGCGTCAGCGCGCCTGGGAGCTGATTAACGATATTCCGGGCGTCTCCTGCGTGAAGCCAAACGGCGCGCTCTATATGTTCCCCAAAATCGATATCAAACGCTTCAACATCTTTGACGACCAGAAGATGGTGCTCGACTTCCTGCTGCAGGAAAAAGTGTTGCTGGTACAGGGTACCGCTTTTAACTGGCCGTGGCCGGACCATGTGCGCATCGTTACGCTGCCGCGTGAGGATGAGCTGGAGATGGCCATCAGCCGCTTCGGGCGTTTCCTCGGCGGATACCATCAGTAA
- the yfbR gene encoding 5'-deoxynucleotidase produces MSQSHFFAHLSRLKLINRWPLMRNVRTENVSEHSLQVAMVAHALAAIKNRKFNGQVNAERIALLSMYHDASEVLTGDLPTPVKYFNSQIAQEYKAIEKIAQQKLVDMVPDELRDIFEPLIDEQSYSEEERSIVKQADALCAYLKCLEELSAGNHEFLLAKTRLEKTLEARRSQEMDYFMEVFVPSFQLSLDEISQDSPL; encoded by the coding sequence ATGAGTCAGAGTCATTTTTTCGCCCATCTTTCCCGTCTGAAACTGATTAACCGCTGGCCGCTGATGCGTAACGTCCGCACCGAGAACGTCTCCGAGCACAGCCTGCAGGTTGCCATGGTCGCCCACGCGCTGGCCGCCATCAAGAACCGCAAGTTCAACGGCCAGGTCAATGCCGAACGTATCGCCCTGCTGTCGATGTACCATGATGCCTCCGAAGTGCTGACAGGCGATCTGCCGACGCCGGTGAAGTACTTCAATTCGCAAATCGCCCAGGAGTACAAAGCGATCGAGAAAATCGCCCAGCAAAAACTGGTCGATATGGTGCCGGATGAGCTGCGGGATATCTTCGAGCCGCTGATTGACGAGCAGAGCTACAGCGAAGAGGAGCGATCGATCGTCAAGCAGGCCGACGCGCTCTGCGCCTACCTGAAGTGTCTGGAAGAGTTGTCTGCCGGTAATCACGAATTTTTACTGGCGAAAACCCGGCTGGAAAAGACGCTCGAGGCGCGCCGTAGCCAGGAGATGGATTACTTTATGGAAGTCTTTGTCCCGAGCTTCCAGCTGTCGCTGGATGAGATCAGCCAGGATTCCCCCTTGTGA
- a CDS encoding SLC13 family permease, giving the protein MNGELIWVLSLLLIAIILFATGKVRMDAVALLVIVAFVLSGTLTLPEAFSGFSDPNVILIAALFIIGDGLVRTGVATSMGSWLVSVAGNSETKMLVFLMLTVAGLGAFMSSTGVVAIFIPVVLSVSMRMQISPSRLMMPLSFAGLISGMMTLVATPPNLVVNSELLREGLEGFGFFSVTPLGLVILVLGIVYMLLTRFALKSDKQDKPRDGWKRRTFRDLIKEYRLTGRARRLAIRPGSPLIGQRLDDLKLRERYGANVIGVERWRRFRRVIVNVNGVSEFRARDVLLIDMSSADVDLRDFCSEQLLEPMVLRGEYFSDQALDVGMAEVSLIPESELLGKTIREIGFRTRYGLNVVGLKRDGVAMDGSVVDEPLELGDIFLVVGNWKLITQLGQRGRDFVVLNLPIEVSDASPAHSQAPHAIFCLVLMVALMLTDEIPNPVAAIVACLLMGKFRCIDAESAYKAIHWPSIILIVGMMPFALALQKTGGVDLVVKGLMELGGGYGPYMMLMCLFIMCATIGLFISNTATAVLMAPIALAMAKSMGVSPYPFAMMVAMAASAAFMTPVSSPVNTLVLGPGKYSFSDFVKLGVPFTILVMVVCVVMIPVLFPF; this is encoded by the coding sequence TTGAACGGTGAACTTATTTGGGTCTTAAGCCTGCTCCTTATCGCGATTATTCTGTTTGCGACCGGCAAAGTCCGCATGGATGCCGTGGCCCTGCTGGTGATTGTGGCCTTTGTGCTCAGCGGCACCTTAACCCTCCCGGAAGCCTTTTCAGGCTTTAGCGATCCCAACGTTATCCTGATTGCCGCCCTGTTTATTATCGGCGACGGCCTGGTGCGTACCGGCGTGGCGACCAGTATGGGCTCCTGGCTGGTCAGCGTGGCGGGCAACAGCGAAACCAAAATGCTGGTCTTTTTAATGCTCACCGTTGCCGGGCTGGGGGCATTTATGAGCTCCACCGGGGTGGTGGCGATCTTTATTCCGGTGGTGCTGAGCGTCTCGATGCGCATGCAGATCTCGCCCTCGCGCCTGATGATGCCGCTCAGCTTCGCCGGGCTGATCAGCGGCATGATGACGCTGGTGGCGACGCCGCCGAACCTGGTGGTTAACAGTGAACTGCTGCGTGAGGGCCTGGAAGGCTTCGGCTTCTTTAGCGTCACGCCGCTGGGGCTGGTGATCCTGGTGCTCGGTATTGTTTATATGTTGCTGACCCGCTTTGCCCTGAAGAGCGATAAGCAAGATAAACCCCGCGACGGCTGGAAGCGCCGTACCTTCCGCGATCTGATCAAAGAGTATCGTCTCACCGGACGGGCCCGCCGCCTGGCGATCCGTCCGGGCTCACCGCTGATCGGGCAGCGTCTGGACGATCTGAAACTTCGTGAACGTTACGGCGCCAACGTTATCGGTGTGGAGCGCTGGCGCCGTTTTCGCCGGGTCATCGTTAACGTTAACGGCGTATCGGAGTTCCGCGCCCGGGACGTGCTGCTGATCGATATGTCCTCGGCGGATGTCGACCTGCGCGACTTTTGCAGCGAACAGCTGCTGGAGCCGATGGTTCTGCGCGGCGAGTATTTTTCCGATCAGGCGCTGGACGTGGGGATGGCGGAAGTGTCGCTGATCCCCGAGTCGGAGCTGCTCGGCAAAACCATCCGCGAAATCGGTTTTCGTACCCGTTACGGTTTAAACGTGGTGGGCTTAAAACGCGACGGCGTGGCGATGGACGGTTCGGTGGTGGACGAACCTCTGGAGCTGGGGGATATCTTCCTGGTGGTGGGCAACTGGAAGCTGATCACCCAGCTGGGCCAGCGAGGCCGTGACTTTGTGGTGCTGAACTTACCCATCGAGGTCAGCGATGCCTCTCCCGCCCACAGCCAGGCGCCGCACGCCATTTTTTGTCTGGTGCTGATGGTCGCCCTGATGCTGACCGACGAGATCCCGAACCCGGTGGCGGCGATCGTTGCCTGTCTGCTGATGGGCAAATTCCGCTGCATTGACGCTGAAAGCGCTTACAAAGCGATCCACTGGCCGAGCATCATTTTAATTGTCGGCATGATGCCCTTCGCGCTGGCGCTGCAAAAAACCGGCGGTGTGGATCTGGTGGTGAAAGGGCTGATGGAACTGGGGGGCGGCTATGGCCCCTATATGATGCTGATGTGCCTGTTTATCATGTGCGCCACTATCGGGCTTTTTATCTCCAACACCGCGACCGCCGTACTCATGGCGCCTATTGCGCTGGCGATGGCGAAATCGATGGGCGTATCGCCTTATCCGTTTGCGATGATGGTGGCGATGGCCGCCTCCGCCGCCTTTATGACTCCAGTCTCGTCACCGGTGAATACCCTGGTGCTTGGGCCGGGTAAATACAGCTTCAGCGACTTCGTGAAGCTCGGCGTGCCCTTCACGATCCTGGTGATGGTGGTGTGCGTGGTGATGATCCCGGTCTTGTTCCCGTTCTGA